In Cicer arietinum cultivar CDC Frontier isolate Library 1 chromosome 7, Cicar.CDCFrontier_v2.0, whole genome shotgun sequence, a single window of DNA contains:
- the LOC101512585 gene encoding dolichol-phosphate mannose synthase subunit 2 isoform X1 gives MKCNFKGIVTLYKNTKEAKTIGIKMELADRAVGFLLSFISLSIFTYYTFWVIILPFVDGDHFVHKYFLPQEYAILIPVSAGVALLCLLCIFIGFVMLKSKKKKA, from the exons ATGAAATGTAATTTCAAAGGAATAGTTACTCTTTACAAAAATACAAAG GAAGCAAAAACTATAGGAATCAAAATGGAATTAGCAGACAGAGCAGTTGGATTTCTATTGTCCTTTATTAGCTTATCGATATTCACCTATTATACATTCTGGGTTATCATCTTG CCATTCGTAGATGGTGATCATTTCGTACACAAGTATTTCTTACCCCAAGAATATGCCATTTTAATACCAGTTTCTGCTGGTGTGGCTCTTCTTTGCCTCTTGTGCATATTTATCGGGTTTGTGATGCTCAAATCCAAGAAGAAGAAGGCATAA
- the LOC101512585 gene encoding dolichol-phosphate mannose synthase subunit 2 isoform X2, translated as MELADRAVGFLLSFISLSIFTYYTFWVIILPFVDGDHFVHKYFLPQEYAILIPVSAGVALLCLLCIFIGFVMLKSKKKKA; from the exons ATGGAATTAGCAGACAGAGCAGTTGGATTTCTATTGTCCTTTATTAGCTTATCGATATTCACCTATTATACATTCTGGGTTATCATCTTG CCATTCGTAGATGGTGATCATTTCGTACACAAGTATTTCTTACCCCAAGAATATGCCATTTTAATACCAGTTTCTGCTGGTGTGGCTCTTCTTTGCCTCTTGTGCATATTTATCGGGTTTGTGATGCTCAAATCCAAGAAGAAGAAGGCATAA
- the LOC101512030 gene encoding probable calcium-binding protein CML18, whose translation MSKKQQQVNLDDEQITELREIFRSFDRNNDGTLTQLELSSLLRSLGLKPSAEQLDGFIQRADTNNNGLIEFSEFVALVAPELLPAKSPYTDEQLKQLFRMFDRDGNGFITAAELAHSMAKLGHALTAEELTGMIKEADTDGDGMISFQEFSHAISSAAFDNSWA comes from the coding sequence ATGAGCAAGAAGCAACAACAAGTGAATCTTGACGACGAACAAATAACAGAGTTACGAGAAATTTTCCGATCATTTGATCGGAACAACGACGGAACCCTAACACAATTAGAACTAAGTTCTCTTCTCCGATCGCTTGGTTTAAAGCCGAGCGCCGAGCAATTAGATGGATTTATACAGAGAGCGGACACGAACAACAACGGACTGATTGAATTCTCGGAGTTCGTTGCGTTGGTGGCGCCGGAGCTTTTGCCGGCGAAGTCGCCGTATACGGATGAGCAACTGAAACAGCTGTTTAGGATGTTTGATCGGGATGGGAATGGATTTATAACGGCGGCAGAGTTGGCTCATTCGATGGCGAAATTGGGACACGCGCTGACGGCGGAGGAGTTGACGGGAATGATAAAGGAAGCGGATACGGATGGTGATGGGATGATCAGTTTTCAGGAGTTTTCTCATGCGATTAGTTCTGCTGCTTTTGATAATTCTTGGGCTTGA
- the LOC101513104 gene encoding uncharacterized protein, producing the protein MVLWEITLGTAYFLGLKRTYRLALRIQRRIINPNHSQIRQFLHRRTRIVFDVAIKVHRSIQERDVEVGRNLGNFILRWLDRMKPSAQVLGGSHTNATSSSVGMTKLQAGTSNQKRPSYYALFKKGSNRRLFTPSSSIWPKPFPTIASMLRPPNPAGTTTHYRHLTNYPPDAFRSNYNAYWSGGVIRKDILQWMLQN; encoded by the exons ATGGTGTTGTGGGAGATTACACTGGGAACTGCGTATTTTTTGGGTCTGAAGCGAACTTACAGGCTCGCTCTCAGGATTCAACGTAGGATCATTAACCCTAACCACTCTCAGATCCGTCAATTTCTTCATCG AAGAACACGCATTGTATTTGATGTGGCAATCAAAGTTCATCGGAGCATTCAAGAAAGGGATGTAGAAGTGGGTCGGAATCTGGGGAACTTCATTTTGCGATGGCTTGATCGAATGAAACCGTCAGCTCAGGTTCTTGGTGGATCACACACCAATGCTACTAGCTCAAGTGTTGGAATGACAAAGCTTCAAGCTGGCACTTCCAACCAGAAAAGACCTAGTTACTATGCCTTATTCAAGAAGGGCTCAAATAGGCGTTTATTTACCCCGTCATCGAGTATATGGCCAAAGCCTTTTCCCACCATTGCAAGTATGTTGCGGCCACCAAACCCTGCTGGGACGACCACCCATTATCGGCACCTTACTAACTATCCTCCTGATGCTTTTAGATCAAACTATAATGCTTATTGGTCGGGTGGTGTTATTAGGAAGGACATCCTGCAATGGATGCTCCAAAACtaa